TACGGGTGCATTTTGGGTCGGGGCTTTACTGCTGATTTGCAGGTTAAAGGGTCAAAGAACAGGCTCGGTGCAAAAGCACGAGGGCGTAGGGTTATAGTGCGGCTTTAATGAGGTGGTTGTCAGTGAAAGTGCACAAACGGGGAAGTGGGTGTCAAGACTTTCAGTTACCCTTTGTGTTCTACTCCAAAAACTTTAAATGTAGCTGTCCCCCGATGGCTTCAAATCAATGACTTTGCACACGAGAGGGCAGGCAGTGATAGACTGAGACACCTCTTCAAAAGGAGAGCTTACTAACATTATGCTGACTCCAGCTATCTCAAGCCAAACTCTTTTACAGCTGCTCCCCTTAATCACCCAAATCCCCAATAAAGGCCTGGCACTAATGAATGGGCCAGATCCAGTGAGCTACAGGTTTCCTGCTTTCTCTATTCTCTGAAGGAAGTAGCTGCCAGACACACGTAGAGGGAGACAAGCCATCGCTTCAGTCCAAAATAGCTGCAGCAGTCATTAAGGTCTTAATCTAAATTCATTTTCAATTCAGGCCACTCTCAAAATTCTCTCAAAATTGCACTCTTCGTTGATGTCTTGTGGGAGTATTTAAATACATACCAGGATGAAATCCAACCACCAGGTCCGGCTTGGCTGCTTCCTGTTTATCCACCACATCCTCCCAGAACTGATGGTAAAGAGCCTTGTAGGCACTGATGTAGACTCTCTGCTTGGGGCCAAATGCCCTGAGAGGAGGTCTCATGATGGGGCCGTCCACCACCTCGGGTCCAACCATCACCACCTCTATGCCCTGGTGACCAGGGAACATGTGGTTCAGCTCATCAAAGTCGGTCAGTCTGGCTCCCATGGTCTCATTGTGAGATGTCCCCACTAGGTGAACAGTGACTGGTTTGGCATGCGGGTCCAGTTTAAAGTGCTGCACGGCCAAGCCCACTGTGAGAACTCGAGAGAGGAACTCGCTCTGAATTCGCCATAAGGATTGTCGCAGGTCAGCGTCATCCGGTCGAGGCCTGGAGGCGTTTTTCCAAAGGGCCGCCATGTTGGCACCGGACAAGATGGTGTTCAGGCGTGGTGTAAGATCCCCCTGCATGGAAAGCCAGTCGTCCCAGTTCTTCACCTCACCAGCTGACTTGGACCACTTCTCAGTAGGGATGGGGAGGTCTCCTGTAACAGTGGTacaatactatgattgagctaCAAAGCTTGTAGGTCCACAGAGGCTTTTAAAGTCAGATATTAAAACACTGGACAACTATGACAGAAATTTAGGAGAGAAAAACTTCACTTCTCTGTCTCACTCGTTGTCTTTCGGGCGTTTCCTTTGTGTAATTTCTCTTGATTTTCATCTGGGATTGATAGAAACCTCATGACTCTGTCGTGGAGTTGCCCAGGTAGGCAACAAACCACATAATTGTTTATTACACTGTCCTTTACAATCTACAGTTTACTTTATTTCATAACACGTCACTGTAATAAGTAAAATAACCAGTAGAAAAGgatctgacctttgacctgggAGTGGAACAGTCCTTTCAGGAACTAACTCTGCATGCAACTCAATGTTAGCTACTGCTAAAACTGATATCATATGTATACATGTTCAAAATTGAAATAACTATGTCAAGAAAATGTGTGTATATGCATGAATATGTGAACAAGTATAGTTGTTTGTTTAAAGACAGATTTGGATTTCATGTATTTactaaaacagctttttttgGTTCGTTGCCTCAGGGCATCATTATGCCGTTAGACCATTTTTCTTACGGGGATAACAGGAAAACAGCGCTTCCAAACTCAGGTCCTTGGGGCTGCTTGTTGTGATTATTCGACTCAAGTGTGTTGGAGTAGCGATTCCGATCAGAGAGAGAACCTCTGTGTTATTATTTTTAGGAGCGCTGAGTTGCAGGATATAAAAGCAATCAAATCTACTTCATAAATATACAGAAAACTGCACATTGCTGTCCCGAAGCAATGAGCCCATTTTTTGGTGAGGGAGGGGTACAAATGTGTTGATATGTATGATACAGCTTTCAAAAAGGAGGctgaaatataatttttttctccAGAAAAGGAAAATTTAAGCCATAGAGACGTGAATTCATTTCAGCAGCACCACCTTGTAATTTCTCACCTGTGAACATTAGCCACTCCACTAGTCTGTCAATCGCCACCAGCCGCAAGATCTTGCAAACCTTTTTATGCTGAACCCAGTCCTTTCTTTGACAGTCCTTAGTGCAGTAGTACACATTCAAACACCTGgtggaaaacagaagaaaaatggtAACATAGTGAAAAATTGAGTAGAAAAGGTGTGAGAAAGAAGAAGACGGTAAGCAGAAGCATTACTCTGTTTGTGAAGCTGTAATTCTCCATACTTCTACTGTTTTACACTTTCAGCAGTTTGTTTTGGAGCATTCAGGTGCATGTTTAACACAATCCTGCAATCTCTTCAGGGGTGGTTGTCCGACCATcctcaccccaaggtcagaccatgAAATGTCaatgcaaatagaaaaaaaaatactatttgcATTTAGCTActtctcagactctacaggtctCATTTTGCATCTTAAATATtgatgacagtacaattagaaaaatgcTGAATAGCTTATTTTGGAATAGTTGGTAGGCGAAAACATCTTCTCACTAAAAAGAACATAGCAGCATGGCTTACATTTACAAAGTTGtctctgaacaaaccacaagacgtAACACCAGGTATCAAGGATGGTGGAAGGGTGATGGTTGACTTCAGAGTCATGAAGTCAACCATGTCTCATAGCTAAAGCCTGATTTATGCAACCAGACAGTAATCCTAGCATCAAATCTAcagcagaatgactgaaaaagaaaatcccaATGTATTGCAGTGGCTCAgacaaagtccagacctcaacctgccTTAAATGCTTTGGAGGGACCATaaaagagctgtgcatgaacaaATATCAAAAAgctcaatgaactgaagtaacattataaaaaaagagagtgctataattcctccacaacaatgtgagaggTTGATAAAGTCACACAGAGAGCGAtcacttcaagttattgctgctagcGGTGGTTCTTTAAGCTAGCCAAAACAATGATGTGGTGTTCTTACACTTTTGCAGGACTGCATACTTGGCTGTATATGGATTTCCTAATTTAAGCTCAAAACAGTCCAATCTATTGCCAAGAAAAGCCACACTCAGAAGGTGAGCATGGCTATATAGTAGGGTTAGCAGGTTTCCCTCTTTATGTGCGAGCGCATAGCATTTTTATACCTTTCCCTCCCTTTCCACCTACTGAGACAATACCGTAGATTTTGATTGTCTCTAGTTTCTGAAAATCCACACTGCAAGACAGACACTTCTAAAATCCAGCTTTTATTTAATGCCTGTGAAGATAGTGGCAAAGGTTGTCATCTTGTGTCTCCCACAGGTGACTATATCACCATCTTATGCTGCCTACGGTACTCCCAGGGTGGGAAAATGCAAGTCACCACAAAGTCTGCACAGTTTTCAAACTTGTAGCTCAAAAGGAGGTTTATGTGAAATGATTTATGAAATCATGCTAAAAGCCTCTCAGCATTAGTGCCCTACATTGTcctgcaaaaacacacactttgttttacatttagCATGTTGGGATCTGGTCACCCTACTGGTTCTAATCTTGTATTACGCTAAACTATCTAAGCTTTTAGGTATTTCATGCTAAATATTAGCTAAAGAGTAAGATTATTTATGAGTACTCCATGCAGTGTAATGTATATCAAGAGAGCTTCTTAAGTACTAGGCCACCAGTTAGAATGTTTTGCTTGTGCCAAGTCACAAATAGCTTCTTACATACAGAACCAAAATGTTGACCTTCTTGTGCAGTGAGAAACTAATGAGACTGAAGATGAATTCTGAATCGCTTTAGGCAGCTgctggggaaaaaataaataaataaataaatcaggggCATACTAGGTAAAAGCAGGAGTTTATGACCTCTCAGTATGGATGCAGGCCTTTGTGTTGTCACACAGCATGCGCGATGATGAGGCAATGTGTTGGAGTAGTGGTCTGACTGCCAGCAGCAGTTGCTGCATTGGGAGACTATATTACTTTACCTTGCAGTCATTTGCAGCCATAGAGGCACCCCACATTTACATAAAATCATTTATCAGCCACCGTGTTCCAGCACGGTGCACTTTGCGAGTACTAATTCTCCAAAAGAGGCTTATAAGTAGAAGAAGTGACTCAAAACACGGGTGAGGAAAAACAAGGTGCCCTTGAAAGTTAAAGTGTGAACCATTTCCCAAGAGATTAATAAACAGAGGAAAGCGAAAAAGAATGAGGATTAGGACGGCATTAGAAAGTCAGCATTACTGCTTTAACGCTGGTGGTAATTCTAATGTCAAAGGTCTCGAGGGTATAACTTGTCAACATTTCCGTTTTTTGTGCGCCTAAATGCCTCTTGCTACTGGCAAGAGGTTAGAGGCAGCGGCAGCTGAGAATT
The Oreochromis aureus strain Israel breed Guangdong linkage group 8, ZZ_aureus, whole genome shotgun sequence DNA segment above includes these coding regions:
- the LOC116319918 gene encoding putative protein MSS51 homolog, mitochondrial gives rise to the protein MASQIPALPQSYAPGTDSVFSDQSGFYSLDSNVPGLSKVILNKLNLKDYGEYRAALEGKARGISFRNYKEMFQRMEETFKFCAGCNKLPEHLAEGQALKRCVKCLNVYYCTKDCQRKDWVQHKKVCKILRLVAIDRLVEWLMFTGDLPIPTEKWSKSAGEVKNWDDWLSMQGDLTPRLNTILSGANMAALWKNASRPRPDDADLRQSLWRIQSEFLSRVLTVGLAVQHFKLDPHAKPVTVHLVGTSHNETMGARLTDFDELNHMFPGHQGIEVVMVGPEVVDGPIMRPPLRAFGPKQRVYISAYKALYHQFWEDVVDKQEAAKPDLVVGFHPGFHANQGLVEGWLPTLLLLRDYNIPSFFTMFSEMELKYSLEILLELEMHIRDSGPNPFTSQKPEQVQACPNKPPVYCNSHYISFQGLLPQEDLGGRRADA